A single genomic interval of Terriglobus albidus harbors:
- a CDS encoding SpoIID/LytB domain-containing protein: protein MKAVWLLTLLPALAMAQSDGGGRDVTVAMFATHAVHAVTLAATGEGAWTATCATCAHHPLTTPIHFAKGEIFAGGPVRVTDDASKETRNATGLWHLRATTNGIDIVLSLPSERYVAAVVAAEGSPSEKPQALEALAIVARTYALNGRHWKPRAGHLPAELCDSTQCQAMHLGRISTSIETAVRSSTGETMWFHGRRAEVFFSQHCGGETEAAAAVWPTLRTAKYLAAHPDTFCIRRDKAAWHTEVPTAQLMEIAHAEGWKIPAQLADLRVTRRSPSHRVLKLDLVDQDGTRFPVAASSLRLAIGRALGWNRVRSDLYDVAVRNDIVVFDGHGHGHGVGLCQAGASEMAVQGKSAREIVEYYFTGVSVGVTSNDAGWQQSSNGPLRIRSVGNDTAYVAAIQHAWAEAAKRFPMQKTLTPEIVAAPSVEIFRQMTASPGWLLAATRGNTVVLQPWSILRNQVDSVLLHEFLHLCVESEAGAKAPLWLREGLVEYLAGDAQSGETMRAASLETALRNPSTQHESQQAHAAAAAKVRGLVGRYGITSVRGWLASGVPSGIA from the coding sequence TTGAAAGCAGTCTGGTTGCTGACGCTTCTTCCGGCATTGGCTATGGCACAAAGCGATGGCGGGGGCCGCGATGTCACCGTCGCCATGTTCGCCACGCACGCAGTCCATGCGGTCACACTCGCTGCCACTGGTGAGGGGGCATGGACAGCAACCTGCGCCACTTGTGCCCATCATCCCCTCACCACACCGATACACTTCGCAAAAGGTGAGATCTTTGCCGGAGGTCCTGTCCGGGTCACCGACGATGCTTCCAAAGAGACCCGCAATGCGACCGGTCTGTGGCATCTGCGCGCCACGACCAACGGGATAGATATCGTTCTTTCGCTTCCAAGTGAACGCTACGTTGCTGCCGTCGTCGCAGCCGAGGGCTCTCCCAGTGAGAAACCACAAGCGCTGGAGGCACTGGCGATCGTTGCCCGCACCTACGCTCTGAATGGACGACACTGGAAGCCTCGAGCCGGCCACCTGCCGGCGGAGCTTTGCGATAGCACGCAGTGCCAGGCCATGCACCTGGGACGGATCTCTACAAGCATCGAGACCGCCGTACGTTCCAGCACAGGCGAAACCATGTGGTTCCATGGACGCAGAGCCGAAGTCTTCTTCAGTCAGCACTGCGGCGGCGAGACCGAAGCCGCGGCCGCCGTATGGCCAACGCTGCGCACGGCAAAGTATCTGGCGGCGCATCCCGATACCTTCTGCATCCGCCGTGACAAAGCCGCCTGGCATACGGAAGTTCCCACGGCTCAGCTGATGGAGATCGCACACGCAGAAGGCTGGAAGATCCCGGCCCAGCTCGCAGATCTGCGTGTAACCCGACGCAGCCCTTCGCATCGTGTGCTCAAACTCGACCTCGTCGACCAGGACGGCACACGCTTCCCTGTCGCCGCAAGTTCATTGCGGCTGGCTATCGGCCGCGCGCTCGGATGGAACCGCGTGCGGAGCGATCTGTACGACGTTGCCGTACGAAATGACATCGTGGTCTTTGATGGACACGGCCACGGACATGGCGTTGGCCTATGCCAGGCGGGCGCGAGCGAGATGGCGGTGCAGGGCAAGTCCGCTCGCGAGATTGTCGAGTACTACTTCACCGGAGTCTCCGTGGGAGTTACATCGAATGATGCCGGCTGGCAGCAAAGCTCCAACGGTCCGCTGCGGATACGATCCGTTGGAAACGACACCGCGTATGTAGCAGCCATCCAGCATGCCTGGGCTGAGGCAGCCAAACGCTTCCCCATGCAGAAGACGCTGACACCTGAGATCGTCGCCGCACCATCGGTGGAGATCTTCCGGCAGATGACCGCCTCTCCCGGTTGGCTGCTGGCCGCGACACGCGGGAACACCGTGGTGTTGCAGCCGTGGAGCATCCTTCGCAACCAGGTAGACAGCGTGCTGCTGCACGAGTTCCTGCATCTGTGTGTCGAGTCGGAGGCCGGCGCCAAAGCTCCGCTCTGGCTACGCGAGGGCTTGGTGGAGTACCTGGCCGGCGACGCACAGAGCGGCGAGACGATGCGGGCTGCATCTCTGGAAACAGCGCTGCGTAATCCATCCACACAGCACGAAAGCCAGCAGGCTCATGCAGCGGCTGCAGCGAAGGTGCGCGGTCTGGTCGGCCGCTATGGAATCACTTCCGTGCGGGGCTGGCTGGCCTCCGGAGTGCCGTCCGGCATTGCCTGA
- a CDS encoding alpha-2-macroglobulin family protein → MRPRGLALFALLAALVLPSNPSARAQSFNLSTSKTFAPGDKPTIHLYTHDVDSLEFRIYRVDDPVKFVENLKELHSFGSDYSYGPEHIDERTWLEKFHDWKAQLWQRIRDFFRYQFSREARHSMRAKQTSLSRRSRIINEAEFAQIPILNQRQLVARWRQVVPATYVSDNNDLPIQQKLDAGLYLLEATDGHLKAYTLVMVTPMALVTRTSNGAVLAYATDRISGKPLEGVKIDAGFGQKAVASASTDANGVAQLPIPADRAHEDAFWVVASKEKDIAVSTPGTWALSSSEGGKYVGYVYTERPVYRPTHTVHWKAIVREHANNLLTAPKQGNIHVTISDATDKAIFDRQMTLSPTGTLSGEIDLPRDTALGYYTIRVGDPPGGLFASFHVEEYRKPEYRVTVTSAQRRVLEGATMPVTIDSRYFFGEPVANAKVKYRVYHERHYWWGGEEENDESPSEYSGEDSSGYAGDEESEKTGKLDANGLLTIQVPTSVDEKNFGDYDYTVEAGVTDAANREITGRGRFLATYGTFRINIEPISYAVHNGEAARFRVTAVDYDNHPVAAKVHVQLKYRKYGRDPQVIDGPAVDVTTDAGGQGTGQITVNEPNFMSTQLVATATPVQPGTRGPVDTTSIWVLGAGQAGWGESSSTTQLIADKKSYAPGDTAHLSLVSDQPGFYALVLVEGDTLLRRQLLHADGTTLSFDLPITAESQPNVNVSALFIKNSTLYQASKMLKVPSAQQQLQVEVTPSKDVFQPQQQATYQITTRDFAGKPVSADVSLGVVDEAIYSLYPDSSGDMVKALYPQRYAEAQTDSSLDFYFSGSAGSKSPMLAMRSNRYRPQLAQVKPGNEQKPRVRKAFPDTAFWQPSIHTDASGHATVNLTFPDSLTTWRATARAITMDSKAGSTISRVLVRKNVLVRMGNPRFLLKGDELTLPVIVHNYLDTAKEATISLAVEGVDTVIGNQQKITIPGKGEATALWRLRASHVGTAKLTATAITDAESDALEITFPVEPAGVARSIAPSGVLTGGMANVPINFPANTDVAAHSIRIDVSPTIAGSLFSALDYLTSYPYGCTEQTMSSYLPNVIVAETLARLKVPSGIDPADLRAKMDAGLERLQDYQHDDGGWGWWKEDESRVHMTAYVVAGLGAGAEFTPLTPEQQSMMERGRQYLKQQLQQHPRMRPELRAAVVYALAMAGDKQLSEAFDAQYSRRKDLDAEPLAMTGLAMLQAGDKRASEIAALLKSKAQHQGELVFWKSSYVPTLDTEYPNDTEATAYVLRLLSKVDANDAMLPNAAQWLMLARNSGGWWDSTEQTATALFGLVDYLAASHELSADSSVEVLLNGKSIAQRTFKSGESLTGNTLSLTIDTAQLAPNANNLQITRKGNGRLYWSVRGRYFSTEKKDYQAGSMTLNLTRDYFKLQPAQKDGKVVYTLVPLSGTAQVGDVLAVHEAIGGAPMRYLMLEDPIPAGTEFIRNEDSYPIEQRPGGWYSWYTRSEFHDDRAAFFSTEFNGRQEIFYLIRVVNPGVFQISPAHVEAMYQPNVSATSDALRLEVPQPSTGGPQ, encoded by the coding sequence ATGAGACCGCGTGGCCTCGCTCTCTTCGCTCTCCTCGCCGCCCTCGTCCTCCCCTCAAACCCATCCGCACGCGCGCAAAGTTTCAACCTGAGCACAAGCAAGACCTTCGCTCCGGGTGATAAACCGACGATCCATCTCTATACCCATGATGTGGACTCGCTGGAATTCCGCATCTATCGGGTCGATGATCCGGTCAAGTTCGTCGAGAACCTGAAGGAGCTGCACTCCTTCGGTTCCGACTACTCCTATGGTCCCGAACACATCGACGAGCGGACCTGGCTTGAGAAGTTCCACGACTGGAAGGCGCAGCTCTGGCAGCGCATCCGAGACTTCTTCCGGTACCAGTTTTCGCGCGAAGCCCGCCACTCCATGCGCGCCAAACAGACATCGCTCTCCCGCCGCAGCCGCATCATCAACGAGGCCGAGTTCGCGCAGATTCCTATCCTCAATCAGCGCCAGCTCGTCGCCCGGTGGCGACAGGTTGTGCCGGCAACCTACGTCTCCGATAACAACGATCTCCCCATCCAGCAGAAGCTGGACGCGGGGCTGTATCTGTTGGAGGCGACGGACGGCCATCTAAAGGCCTACACCCTGGTGATGGTCACTCCCATGGCGCTGGTCACGCGTACCAGTAACGGCGCCGTACTCGCCTATGCTACAGATCGCATCAGCGGTAAGCCGCTCGAAGGCGTGAAGATCGATGCCGGCTTCGGGCAGAAGGCAGTAGCTTCCGCCAGCACTGACGCGAATGGCGTCGCACAATTACCGATCCCGGCCGACCGCGCCCATGAGGACGCCTTCTGGGTGGTGGCATCCAAGGAAAAAGACATCGCCGTCTCTACACCAGGCACCTGGGCACTGAGCTCCAGCGAAGGGGGCAAGTATGTCGGCTATGTATACACCGAGCGGCCCGTCTATCGGCCGACGCACACGGTGCACTGGAAGGCGATCGTTCGTGAGCACGCGAATAACCTGCTTACTGCGCCGAAACAGGGGAATATCCATGTCACTATCTCTGATGCGACTGATAAGGCCATCTTCGATCGTCAGATGACGTTGTCGCCCACCGGCACGCTCTCAGGCGAGATCGATCTGCCGCGCGATACTGCGCTCGGCTACTACACCATCCGCGTCGGTGACCCACCAGGCGGGCTCTTCGCCAGCTTTCACGTGGAGGAGTACCGCAAGCCCGAGTATCGGGTAACTGTAACCTCAGCCCAGCGTCGCGTTCTTGAAGGCGCAACCATGCCGGTGACCATTGATTCACGCTACTTCTTCGGCGAGCCCGTTGCCAATGCCAAGGTGAAGTACCGCGTTTATCACGAGCGGCATTACTGGTGGGGCGGGGAAGAAGAGAACGACGAATCTCCCAGCGAGTACAGCGGAGAGGATTCCAGCGGCTATGCCGGCGATGAAGAGAGCGAGAAGACCGGCAAGCTCGATGCCAACGGCCTGCTGACCATTCAGGTTCCTACCTCCGTCGATGAGAAGAACTTCGGCGACTACGACTATACAGTCGAGGCCGGTGTCACCGACGCAGCCAACCGCGAGATCACAGGCCGCGGCCGTTTCCTGGCAACCTACGGCACCTTTCGCATCAATATTGAGCCCATCAGCTACGCCGTCCACAACGGCGAAGCTGCCCGCTTCCGCGTAACCGCCGTGGATTACGACAATCATCCAGTCGCGGCGAAGGTGCACGTTCAGCTCAAGTACCGGAAGTATGGCCGCGACCCACAGGTCATCGATGGCCCGGCGGTCGACGTCACGACCGATGCGGGCGGGCAGGGGACCGGCCAGATAACGGTGAACGAGCCGAACTTCATGTCGACTCAGTTGGTTGCGACAGCAACCCCGGTACAGCCCGGCACGCGCGGGCCTGTCGATACCACCTCGATCTGGGTGCTCGGTGCAGGACAGGCCGGATGGGGTGAAAGCTCCTCGACAACCCAGCTCATCGCCGACAAGAAGAGCTATGCTCCCGGCGATACGGCTCATCTCAGCCTGGTCTCCGACCAGCCCGGCTTCTACGCCCTGGTACTCGTCGAAGGCGATACGCTGTTGCGCCGCCAGTTGCTGCATGCTGACGGAACGACGCTCTCCTTCGATCTGCCGATCACCGCGGAGTCACAGCCGAATGTGAATGTCAGCGCCCTGTTTATCAAGAACAGCACGCTCTATCAGGCGAGCAAGATGCTGAAGGTGCCTTCGGCTCAGCAGCAGTTGCAGGTTGAGGTCACGCCTTCGAAAGACGTCTTCCAGCCGCAACAGCAGGCGACCTATCAGATTACGACGCGTGACTTCGCCGGCAAGCCTGTCAGTGCCGATGTCAGCCTTGGCGTCGTTGATGAGGCAATCTATTCGCTCTATCCCGATAGCAGCGGCGATATGGTGAAGGCTCTCTATCCGCAGCGATATGCCGAGGCGCAGACCGATTCCTCGCTCGACTTCTACTTCAGCGGCTCCGCCGGCAGCAAGTCCCCGATGCTGGCCATGCGGTCGAACCGGTACCGTCCGCAACTCGCCCAGGTCAAGCCTGGCAACGAGCAGAAGCCCCGCGTTCGCAAGGCGTTTCCAGATACAGCTTTCTGGCAGCCCAGCATTCACACCGACGCCAGCGGCCACGCTACGGTTAACCTCACCTTCCCGGACTCGCTGACGACGTGGCGCGCGACCGCGCGAGCCATCACCATGGACTCGAAGGCCGGCTCCACCATCAGCCGCGTTCTGGTACGCAAGAACGTCCTGGTACGGATGGGCAACCCTCGCTTCCTGCTGAAGGGCGATGAGCTCACCCTGCCGGTCATCGTTCACAACTATCTCGATACAGCAAAGGAAGCGACCATCTCGCTGGCTGTAGAGGGTGTCGATACCGTGATCGGCAATCAGCAAAAGATCACCATCCCAGGCAAGGGTGAGGCTACGGCGCTGTGGCGTCTGCGTGCCTCGCATGTGGGAACGGCGAAGCTCACCGCGACGGCTATCACCGATGCTGAGTCAGATGCTCTGGAGATCACCTTCCCGGTCGAACCGGCAGGCGTTGCCCGCAGCATCGCGCCAAGCGGCGTTCTGACCGGAGGCATGGCAAATGTGCCCATCAACTTCCCGGCCAACACCGATGTAGCCGCACACTCCATCCGCATCGATGTCAGCCCGACCATTGCCGGTTCGCTCTTCTCGGCGCTCGATTACCTGACCAGTTATCCCTACGGTTGCACCGAACAGACGATGTCCAGTTATCTGCCCAACGTCATCGTGGCCGAGACGCTGGCCAGACTCAAGGTGCCTTCCGGAATCGATCCTGCCGATCTGCGAGCGAAGATGGACGCCGGCCTGGAACGATTGCAGGACTATCAGCACGACGATGGCGGCTGGGGCTGGTGGAAGGAAGACGAGAGCCGCGTTCATATGACTGCGTATGTGGTTGCCGGACTTGGCGCGGGAGCTGAGTTTACGCCGCTGACGCCGGAGCAGCAGTCGATGATGGAGCGCGGGCGGCAGTATCTGAAGCAGCAGCTCCAGCAGCATCCGCGGATGCGTCCGGAGCTACGTGCCGCCGTTGTCTATGCGCTGGCCATGGCTGGGGACAAACAGCTCAGCGAGGCGTTCGACGCGCAGTACAGCCGTCGCAAGGACCTCGATGCCGAACCCCTGGCAATGACCGGCCTGGCGATGTTACAGGCCGGCGATAAGCGGGCAAGCGAGATCGCAGCTCTGCTCAAGTCGAAGGCTCAGCACCAGGGTGAGCTGGTCTTCTGGAAGAGCAGCTACGTGCCCACACTTGATACTGAATATCCGAACGACACAGAAGCAACAGCCTATGTGCTGCGGTTGCTGTCCAAGGTCGACGCCAACGATGCCATGCTGCCGAATGCGGCACAGTGGCTGATGCTGGCGCGGAACAGCGGCGGGTGGTGGGATTCCACTGAGCAGACCGCTACGGCTCTCTTCGGCCTGGTGGATTACCTCGCTGCCTCTCACGAGCTCAGTGCTGACTCTTCGGTGGAGGTCCTGCTGAACGGCAAATCAATCGCACAGCGCACCTTCAAATCCGGAGAGTCGCTTACCGGCAACACGCTCTCGCTCACCATCGATACAGCGCAGTTGGCGCCCAACGCGAATAATCTGCAGATCACCCGCAAGGGAAATGGACGGCTTTACTGGTCAGTGCGCGGGCGCTACTTCTCCACCGAGAAGAAGGACTACCAGGCCGGCAGCATGACCCTGAACCTGACGCGCGACTACTTCAAGCTTCAACCCGCACAGAAAGACGGCAAGGTGGTCTATACGCTGGTGCCGCTCTCAGGCACAGCGCAGGTGGGCGATGTGCTCGCAGTACACGAGGCCATCGGCGGAGCTCCCATGCGCTACCTCATGCTGGAAGATCCCATCCCCGCGGGGACAGAGTTCATCCGCAATGAGGATAGCTATCCGATCGAGCAGCGCCCTGGCGGCTGGTACTCCTGGTACACCCGCAGTGAGTTCCACGATGACCGGGCTGCCTTCTTCTCGACGGAATTCAATGGACGGCAGGAGATCTTTTATCTCATCCGCGTCGTCAATCCGGGAGTCTTCCAGATCAGTCCGGCGCACGTTGAGGCGATGTATCAGCCCAATGTCTCGGCGACCAGCGACGCCCTGCGGCTTGAGGTGCCGCAGCCATCCACCGGAGGTCCGCAATGA
- a CDS encoding DUF1175 family protein, which yields MSRATQGRILLLVIVPLLVGTAAVWFLRGRPGIRLTQVQHIFPADGREHRLAHLVRRGRAELQISSLPNVVATRVLEDGSVLVQSPVLPGHRWLQVTYGPRLLSIPLDFTSDATDLFGDGTPEYLRLHSSADRAAFRRWFSSLADLAAAAPPQKLPAEINDCAALLRWCYRGALHAHNEVWQATLPIEFALPSSSVSQYVYPLTPLGANLFRVRDGAYSPVDLTNGSFAQFADAKTLWQRNTFFVSRDLHAAREGDLLFYRQLEQNSPYHSMIVTGSKRDWVVYHTGPIGSGPGEIRRVALEDLLEHPDPRWRPVSHNTNFLGVYRWSILREDPQ from the coding sequence GTGAGCCGAGCAACGCAGGGCCGAATTCTTCTTCTCGTCATCGTGCCACTCCTGGTAGGCACCGCCGCTGTCTGGTTTCTTCGCGGACGTCCGGGCATCCGGCTGACGCAGGTGCAGCACATATTTCCGGCGGATGGCCGTGAACATCGCCTTGCGCACCTTGTTCGAAGAGGACGCGCCGAACTCCAGATCAGCAGCCTGCCCAATGTTGTTGCCACGCGGGTGCTGGAGGACGGCTCCGTCCTGGTGCAGTCGCCGGTTCTGCCCGGTCATCGGTGGCTGCAGGTCACTTACGGTCCCAGGCTCCTGAGCATCCCGCTGGACTTCACGTCAGACGCAACTGATCTCTTCGGCGACGGCACGCCGGAATATCTCCGCCTGCACAGCTCTGCCGACCGCGCCGCCTTCCGGCGCTGGTTCTCCTCACTCGCCGATCTGGCGGCGGCGGCTCCTCCGCAGAAGCTTCCGGCTGAGATCAATGACTGCGCCGCTCTGTTGCGTTGGTGCTATCGAGGAGCGTTGCATGCGCATAATGAGGTCTGGCAGGCAACACTGCCGATCGAGTTCGCCTTACCTTCCAGCTCTGTCAGCCAGTACGTCTATCCGCTAACGCCTCTGGGAGCGAACCTCTTCCGTGTGCGCGACGGGGCGTATTCCCCGGTCGACCTGACCAACGGCAGCTTCGCTCAGTTTGCTGACGCAAAGACGCTGTGGCAGCGCAACACATTCTTCGTCTCCCGCGATCTTCATGCCGCACGCGAAGGGGATCTGCTCTTTTACCGGCAACTGGAGCAGAACTCTCCTTACCATTCGATGATCGTGACCGGCAGCAAGCGAGACTGGGTGGTATATCACACCGGTCCCATCGGCTCTGGGCCTGGCGAGATCCGCCGTGTCGCTCTGGAAGATCTGCTGGAACATCCCGATCCCCGCTGGAGGCCGGTTTCACACAATACCAACTTTCTCGGCGTGTATCGTTGGTCTATCCTCCGAGAGGACCCTCAATGA
- a CDS encoding TonB-dependent receptor has product MFTRRAALAALSLFATSAIYAQETLTSASVTGRVLDPSGALIAQTPVTARSVATNQNYTTMTDERGRFRLPFLPVGEYVFTAQPRGFQATSLRVQLGVGAALDLALQATVVGQNVTVEVVGGTALPLEANRSQISETVHQGEVTELPYNGRNYLDLALLAPGVSPTNTNSTQTFAETSPVIGQGYSINSQRNFSNSFVVDGLSANDDAAGLAGNSYGMDVVREFQVVTSGGQAEFGRAMGGYFNIVTRSGTNDLHGTAYGFLRNQRLNAQNPLSRTTLPLTQGQYGVSLGGPLRHDRSFLFGNYEGRRLNTNGIVTISPANATAINNRLNALGFAGPRLSVGTGTTTLYPTTVHSDNLFLRGDHRFSDKDQLTLRYSYYRLNSVNARGAGALADVSYGTAVRDTNHTVAASNVATLSPRTFNETRGQFTYDSLNAPSNTQNSPAITISGVASFGRFSSSPVARLNYLYEVVDNLVMQRGAHTVKTGIDFLFNRDTITFPMSIAGNYTFPSLTAFLSSTTGYSSYAQNFGMPFITQNNPNIGFYVQDEWKALPSLTINAGLRYDLQFLSTVNTDTNNLSPRIGFAWSPFADHRTVVRGSYGLFYDRIPLRALANALLSANNTQDPAQGRLLQYTYVPGDVGAPSFPNVSTTPNPAAKISYTLMRPGIQNAYAQQVSLGLEQQLARATTLGLSYQHTRGLHLLSSINRNINLDGTRPDNSRGNVRYYDSLFDSYYDGLAVSLVQRPVSWGSARVSYTWSKAINNISEFFFSSPINNFDLNVDRGRSDDDQRHRLVFDFSVHSPTSHTSTVMGHLTHGWQFGGVLQYYSRLPFNIVTGGQTKQQTTQRPCVGGYSLSTTNPCTEGLAGAAIGRNTGVGFDFFGVNARLNRTIALTDRIHLEGIAEAFNLLNHRNDMLPNGTWGTGAYPTTSSSTFGAANGVGDPRSIQLAARISF; this is encoded by the coding sequence ATGTTTACCCGGAGAGCGGCCCTTGCCGCCCTGTCCCTCTTTGCCACCTCAGCTATCTACGCGCAGGAGACGCTGACCAGCGCCTCCGTCACCGGCCGCGTCCTCGATCCCTCGGGAGCGCTCATCGCTCAGACTCCCGTTACTGCTCGTTCTGTCGCAACGAATCAGAACTACACGACCATGACCGATGAGCGCGGCCGCTTCCGTCTACCCTTTCTCCCTGTTGGGGAATATGTCTTTACCGCCCAGCCGAGAGGATTCCAGGCAACCAGCCTGAGGGTGCAGCTCGGTGTCGGGGCTGCTCTCGACCTTGCGCTGCAAGCAACGGTTGTCGGGCAAAACGTCACTGTGGAAGTCGTGGGCGGAACGGCGCTACCCCTCGAAGCCAACCGCAGCCAGATCTCGGAGACAGTGCACCAGGGCGAAGTGACAGAGCTGCCCTACAACGGTCGCAATTATCTGGATCTCGCTCTTCTGGCTCCGGGGGTAAGCCCGACCAATACCAACAGCACGCAGACCTTTGCCGAGACCTCTCCGGTCATCGGACAGGGATACTCCATCAACAGCCAGCGGAACTTCTCCAACAGCTTTGTGGTGGATGGTCTCTCCGCCAACGACGATGCCGCTGGTCTCGCCGGCAACTCATACGGCATGGACGTGGTGCGGGAGTTCCAGGTGGTCACCTCAGGTGGCCAGGCGGAGTTCGGCCGGGCCATGGGCGGTTATTTCAATATCGTCACGCGCAGCGGAACCAACGACCTGCACGGTACAGCGTATGGGTTTCTGCGGAATCAGCGGCTCAACGCGCAGAATCCACTCTCGCGTACCACGCTGCCGCTTACGCAAGGGCAGTATGGCGTAAGCCTGGGCGGCCCGCTGCGGCATGATCGCAGTTTCCTCTTCGGCAACTATGAAGGCCGGCGACTGAATACGAACGGAATCGTGACCATCTCTCCCGCGAACGCCACGGCGATCAACAATCGCCTGAACGCACTCGGTTTCGCCGGTCCGCGGTTGTCGGTAGGAACCGGCACGACAACCCTTTACCCAACGACGGTGCACTCCGATAACCTCTTCCTGCGCGGCGACCATCGCTTCAGTGACAAAGACCAGCTCACGTTGCGTTACAGCTACTACCGGCTGAACAGTGTCAACGCACGTGGTGCCGGAGCATTGGCAGACGTGAGTTATGGAACCGCTGTACGCGACACCAATCACACGGTTGCAGCGAGTAATGTCGCGACGCTTTCGCCGCGCACCTTCAACGAGACCAGGGGACAGTTCACCTATGACAGCCTGAACGCTCCATCGAATACTCAGAACAGCCCGGCCATTACGATCAGCGGAGTCGCCAGCTTCGGACGGTTTTCTTCTTCTCCCGTCGCTCGCCTGAACTACCTGTATGAGGTAGTCGACAACCTGGTGATGCAGCGCGGAGCCCATACAGTAAAAACCGGCATAGATTTCCTCTTCAACCGCGACACCATTACCTTTCCTATGTCGATTGCGGGAAACTATACCTTTCCCTCGTTGACGGCCTTTCTGTCCAGCACTACCGGATACTCCAGCTATGCCCAGAACTTCGGCATGCCATTCATTACTCAGAACAACCCCAACATTGGCTTCTACGTGCAGGACGAGTGGAAGGCGCTTCCATCGCTGACCATCAACGCCGGTCTACGCTATGACTTGCAATTTCTGTCGACCGTGAATACCGATACGAATAATCTTTCCCCTCGCATCGGTTTCGCATGGTCGCCGTTTGCCGATCACCGTACCGTGGTGCGCGGCAGCTATGGTCTCTTCTATGACCGCATCCCACTGCGCGCATTGGCGAATGCGCTGCTGTCAGCCAATAACACGCAGGATCCGGCGCAGGGACGCTTGCTGCAGTACACCTATGTTCCGGGTGACGTTGGTGCACCGTCGTTTCCGAACGTCTCCACTACGCCGAATCCTGCCGCGAAGATCAGCTACACGCTGATGCGTCCTGGAATTCAGAATGCCTATGCACAGCAGGTGAGCCTGGGCCTGGAGCAGCAACTGGCTCGCGCAACGACTCTGGGACTTAGTTATCAGCACACACGCGGCCTGCACCTGCTTTCGTCCATCAACCGCAATATCAACCTCGACGGCACGCGGCCAGATAACTCGCGCGGCAACGTTCGCTACTACGATTCGTTGTTTGATTCGTATTATGACGGTCTGGCGGTCTCGCTGGTGCAGCGGCCGGTTTCATGGGGTTCAGCGCGGGTCTCGTATACCTGGTCGAAGGCCATCAACAATATCAGCGAATTCTTCTTCTCCTCGCCGATTAACAACTTCGATCTCAATGTCGATCGAGGCCGTTCCGATGACGATCAGCGTCACCGCCTGGTCTTCGACTTCAGCGTTCACTCGCCAACCTCACATACGAGTACGGTGATGGGACATCTCACACACGGATGGCAGTTCGGCGGAGTGTTGCAGTACTACTCACGGCTGCCGTTCAATATCGTGACCGGCGGACAGACGAAGCAGCAGACGACGCAGCGTCCCTGCGTCGGCGGCTATTCACTGTCGACGACGAATCCCTGCACGGAGGGCCTTGCCGGGGCGGCGATTGGCCGCAACACCGGCGTCGGGTTTGACTTCTTCGGAGTGAATGCCCGGCTCAACCGGACCATCGCTCTGACGGATCGAATCCATCTGGAAGGAATTGCGGAGGCTTTCAACCTGTTGAACCACCGTAACGACATGCTGCCCAACGGAACCTGGGGAACGGGAGCGTATCCCACAACTTCCAGCTCAACTTTTGGTGCAGCCAACGGAGTAGGAGATCCGCGCAGCATCCAGCTCGCTGCCCGAATTAGTTTCTAG